The sequence CGGTCGGCTGCGCGCATCCGGACGAACCGCGCCGCCTGCTTTTCGACGCGCTGTCCTACATGACCTTCCGCCTGGACCCGCACTCGAATTTTCTGCCGCCCGTGGCGTACGAGAGCCTGGAGACCGAAACGAGCGGGCGCTTCGGCGGCGTGGGCATCGAGGTCGGGCTGCGCGGCGATCATCTCACGGTCGTGGCGCCCATCGAAGGCACGCCCGCGGGCCAGGCCGGCCTTTTGCCGATGGATCGCATCGTCGCGGTGGACGGCAAATCCACCGAGGGCATGAGCCTCACCGAAGCCGTTAATCTCATTCGCGGCGAGATCGGATCGCCCGTCGTCTTGACCATCCGCCGCGTTCACGAGGATCGCGAGGAGGCGTTCGACGTCACGCTCGTGCGTTCGACGATTCCCATCGACACGATCCGTGTCGAGATGCTGGAAAACCGCGTCGCCATCGTGCGCATCTTCTCGTTCAACGTCACGACGACGGCCGACCTGGAAGCGTCGCTGAAAGCGCTTGACGAAGATCCGGACGGCCCGCCGCGCGCGCTGATTCTCGATCTGCGCAACAACCCCGGCGGCCTGCTCAATCAGGCGGTCAGCGTCGCGGACGCGTTTCTCGAATCGGGGATGATCGTCAACACGATTGGCCGCGGCCGCCTGCAGGAAAAGGAATCGTTCGCCACGAAGGCGAATTCACGCGCCGACACGCCGCTTCTCGTGCTCGTCAACAGCGGTTCGGCCTCGGGCTCGGAGATCGTCGCGGGCGCGCTGCAAGACCACAAGCGCGCCGTCATCGTCGGCACGCGTACGTTCGGCAAGGGCAGCGTGCAGAGCATCTTCAAGTTGCCGGAAGGCACGGGCCTGCGCCTGACCACCGCGCTTTATTACACGCCGAGCGGCCGATCCATCCAGGCCGAGGGCATCGTGCCCGACGTGCAGATGCGTCTGCCGGAGGTTGATGAGCAACTGGTCAGCCTCTACGCCGAATCCGCGTGGGAAGGCCATCTGACCAGTCTCGCCGCCAAGCGCGACACCGCGGACGTGGAGCTTGAGGCCAAAGTCGTCCGCGAGGCGCTTTTGGCCCGCGGGCAGATCGTCGAGGATCCCGACTACCCCGAAAAGGGCGACTGGACCCTGCGTTTCGCACGCATGATGCTCGACGGCAAGGATCTCACGCACGACGCGATCGTCGAACGCGCACGAAAACTCTACGAGCAAATGAGCTAGCGCAAGTTGCGGAACTTCAAAACATCGAGTCGTCCATCATGTCCATGACGTCCATCAAGTCCATGTTTTCAACGCGCGTCTTTCGCGCG comes from bacterium and encodes:
- a CDS encoding S41 family peptidase; its protein translation is RGRAPFPACGAPAPAPHTPEMAPGRGAGDDDTDADKDEPRAAISAEDSMLAPDQAARARVLATHTTEEEPIAGPLTVAVSENEITLSCEGKSKVVRVPESRAGAVSALMSGYAFAVGCAHPDEPRRLLFDALSYMTFRLDPHSNFLPPVAYESLETETSGRFGGVGIEVGLRGDHLTVVAPIEGTPAGQAGLLPMDRIVAVDGKSTEGMSLTEAVNLIRGEIGSPVVLTIRRVHEDREEAFDVTLVRSTIPIDTIRVEMLENRVAIVRIFSFNVTTTADLEASLKALDEDPDGPPRALILDLRNNPGGLLNQAVSVADAFLESGMIVNTIGRGRLQEKESFATKANSRADTPLLVLVNSGSASGSEIVAGALQDHKRAVIVGTRTFGKGSVQSIFKLPEGTGLRLTTALYYTPSGRSIQAEGIVPDVQMRLPEVDEQLVSLYAESAWEGHLTSLAAKRDTADVELEAKVVREALLARGQIVEDPDYPEKGDWTLRFARMMLDGKDLTHDAIVERARKLYEQMS